A region from the Corylus avellana chromosome ca7, CavTom2PMs-1.0 genome encodes:
- the LOC132187230 gene encoding peroxisomal (S)-2-hydroxyacid oxidase GLO4-like isoform X2: MEGEPVNVNEFQELARQALPKMYYDYYNGGAEDQYTLKENVEAFHRITLRPRVLVDVLSFMSTCTVEEVASSCNAIRFFQLYVYKRRDVSAQLIQRAERNGYKGIVLTVDAPRLGRREADIRNKMIAPQLKNFEGLISAEVDNDKGSKIEAFVKGTIDASLCWRDLGWLRSITNLPILIKGVLTREDAIKAVEVGVDGIIVSNHGARQLDYTPATISVLEEVVHAVGGKVPVLLDGGVRRGTDVFKALALGAQAVLVGRPVVYGLAAKGEYGVKRVIEMLKDELELTMALSGCPSVKDITRSHIRTKRERLLSML; encoded by the exons ATGGAGGGTGAACCGGTTAATGTGAACGAGTTTCAAGAATTGGCTAGGCAAGCTCTTCCAAAAATGTATTATGACTACTATAATGGGGGAGCTGAGGATCAGTACACACTTAAAGAAAATGTGGAAGCATTTCATAGAATTAC GCTCCGGCCAAGAGTTCTTGTAGAT GTTTTGTCCTTCATGTCTACTTGTACTGTGGAGGAGGTTGCTTCCAGCTGCAATGCTATTCGgttttttcaattatat GTATACAAGCGACGAGATGTATCAGCTCAGCTCATACAGAGAGCTGAAAGAAATGGATACAAGGGTATTGTCCTAACAGTTGATGCTCCCAGACTTGGTCGAAGGGAGGCAGACATAAGGAACAA AATGATTGCACCACAGTTGAAGAATTTTGAAGGCCTCATATCAGCTGAAGTTGACAAT gaTAAAGGTTCAAAGATAGAAGCTTTTGTAAAAGGGACCATTGATGCTTCTTTGTGTTGGAGG GATTTAGGATGGTTAAGATCTATAACAAACTTGCCAATTCTGATCAAGGGAGTTCTCACTCGTGAAGATG CAATAAAGGCCGTGGAAGTTGGGGTTGATGGTATTATTGTCTCAAATCATGGAGCTCGCCAGCTAGATTATACTCCTGCCACTATTTCTGTTCTGGAAGAG GTTGTTCATGCTGTTGGAGGGAAAGTTCCTGTTCTTTTAGATGGAGGAGTGCGTAGAGGAACAGATGTCTTCAAGGCATTAGCCCTTGGCGCGCAAGCTGTTTTG GTAGGAAGGCCTGTGGTCTATGGGCTTGCGGCGAAGGGGGAATATGGCGTAAAACGGGTAATTGAGATGCTGAAAGATGAGCTCGAGCTGACTATGGCCCTTTCAGGCTGTCCAAGTGTGAAGGATATAACCAGGAGCCACATAAGAACAAAGCGTGAGAGACTCCTCTCAATGCTATAA
- the LOC132187230 gene encoding peroxisomal (S)-2-hydroxyacid oxidase GLO4-like isoform X1: protein MEGEPVNVNEFQELARQALPKMYYDYYNGGAEDQYTLKENVEAFHRITLRPRVLVDVSRIDLSTTVLGYRVSAPIMIAPSARHKLAHPEGEVATARAAVACNTIMVLSFMSTCTVEEVASSCNAIRFFQLYVYKRRDVSAQLIQRAERNGYKGIVLTVDAPRLGRREADIRNKMIAPQLKNFEGLISAEVDNDKGSKIEAFVKGTIDASLCWRDLGWLRSITNLPILIKGVLTREDAIKAVEVGVDGIIVSNHGARQLDYTPATISVLEEVVHAVGGKVPVLLDGGVRRGTDVFKALALGAQAVLVGRPVVYGLAAKGEYGVKRVIEMLKDELELTMALSGCPSVKDITRSHIRTKRERLLSML from the exons ATGGAGGGTGAACCGGTTAATGTGAACGAGTTTCAAGAATTGGCTAGGCAAGCTCTTCCAAAAATGTATTATGACTACTATAATGGGGGAGCTGAGGATCAGTACACACTTAAAGAAAATGTGGAAGCATTTCATAGAATTAC GCTCCGGCCAAGAGTTCTTGTAGATGTAAGCAGAATAGATTTGTCAACCACTGTTTTGGGTTACAGAGTCTCAGCACCCATTATGATTGCTCCTTCTGCTAGGCATAAGTTGGCACATCCTGAAG GAGAGGTTGCCACTGCCAGAGCAGCAGTTGCATGCAACACAATAATG GTTTTGTCCTTCATGTCTACTTGTACTGTGGAGGAGGTTGCTTCCAGCTGCAATGCTATTCGgttttttcaattatat GTATACAAGCGACGAGATGTATCAGCTCAGCTCATACAGAGAGCTGAAAGAAATGGATACAAGGGTATTGTCCTAACAGTTGATGCTCCCAGACTTGGTCGAAGGGAGGCAGACATAAGGAACAA AATGATTGCACCACAGTTGAAGAATTTTGAAGGCCTCATATCAGCTGAAGTTGACAAT gaTAAAGGTTCAAAGATAGAAGCTTTTGTAAAAGGGACCATTGATGCTTCTTTGTGTTGGAGG GATTTAGGATGGTTAAGATCTATAACAAACTTGCCAATTCTGATCAAGGGAGTTCTCACTCGTGAAGATG CAATAAAGGCCGTGGAAGTTGGGGTTGATGGTATTATTGTCTCAAATCATGGAGCTCGCCAGCTAGATTATACTCCTGCCACTATTTCTGTTCTGGAAGAG GTTGTTCATGCTGTTGGAGGGAAAGTTCCTGTTCTTTTAGATGGAGGAGTGCGTAGAGGAACAGATGTCTTCAAGGCATTAGCCCTTGGCGCGCAAGCTGTTTTG GTAGGAAGGCCTGTGGTCTATGGGCTTGCGGCGAAGGGGGAATATGGCGTAAAACGGGTAATTGAGATGCTGAAAGATGAGCTCGAGCTGACTATGGCCCTTTCAGGCTGTCCAAGTGTGAAGGATATAACCAGGAGCCACATAAGAACAAAGCGTGAGAGACTCCTCTCAATGCTATAA
- the LOC132188153 gene encoding peroxisomal (S)-2-hydroxyacid oxidase GLO4-like isoform X2, with translation MAGEQVNVNEFQELAREALPKMHYDFYAGGAEDQHTLKENVEAFRRITIQPRILVDVSRIDLSTSVLGHNISAPIMIAPTSLHKLAHPEGEVATARAAAACKTIMTLSFTSSCTMEEVSSSCNAVRFFQLYVYKRRDIATVLVQRAEKNGYKALVLTADRPRLGRKEADIRNKMVAPRLKTLEGLLSIDPAFDNGSNLEGDAKEIMDASLSWKDIEWLRSITNMPILIKGILTREDAIKAAEVGVAGIVVSNHGGRQLDYTPATITVLEEEGKFLFSLMEECGEEQTSSRHWPLVHKLSLLEGLLSMDWQQRGNLG, from the exons ATGGCAGGTGAACAAGTAAATGTGAACGAGTTCCAAGAATTGGCCAGGGAAGCCCTTCCAAAAATGCACTATGATTTTTATGCTGGTGGAGCTGAGGACCAGCACACATTAAAAGAGAACGTGGAAGCATTTCGTAGAATCAC GATTCAGCCCAGGATTCTTGTGGATGTAAGCAGAATAGATTTGTCAACTAGTGTATTGGGGCACAATATCTCAGCGCCCATTATGATCGCTCCAACTTCCTTGCATAAGCTGGCACACCCTGAAG GAGAGGTTGCCACAGCCAGAGCAGCAGCTGCATGTAAAACCATAATG ACTCTATCCTTCACATCTTCCTGCACTATGGAGGAGGTTTCTTCCAGCTGCAATGCCGTTCGattctttcaattatat GTATACAAGAGGCGAGATATAGCAACTGTGTTGGTGCAGAGAGCTGAAAAAAACGGATACAAGGCTCTTGTCCTAACTGCTGACCGTCCCAGACTTGGTCGAAAGGAGGCAGACATAAGAAACAA AATGGTTGCACCTCGATTGAAGACTCTTGAGGGTCTCTTATCAATTGATCCTGCATTT GATAATGGTTCAAACTTAGAAGGTGATGCTAAGGAGATAATGGATGCTTCCTTGAGTTGGAAg GATATAGAATGGTTAAGATCAATTACAAACATGCCAATTCTAATCAAGGGAATACTTACTCGTGAAGATG CAATAAAGGCTGCAGAAGTAGGTGTTGCTGGGATTGTTGTCTCCAATCATGGAGGTCGCCAGCTTGATTATACACCTGCTACTATTACTGTCCTGGAAGAG GAGGGAAAGTTCCTGTTCTCTTTGATGGAGGAGTGCGGCGAGGAACAGACGTCTTCAAGGCATTGGCCCTTGGTGCACAAGCTGTCCTT ATTGGAAGGCCTGTTATCTATGGACTGGCAGCAAAGGGGGAATTTGGGGTGA
- the LOC132188153 gene encoding peroxisomal (S)-2-hydroxyacid oxidase GLO4-like isoform X1, with the protein MAGEQVNVNEFQELAREALPKMHYDFYAGGAEDQHTLKENVEAFRRITIQPRILVDVSRIDLSTSVLGHNISAPIMIAPTSLHKLAHPEGEVATARAAAACKTIMTLSFTSSCTMEEVSSSCNAVRFFQLYVYKRRDIATVLVQRAEKNGYKALVLTADRPRLGRKEADIRNKMVAPRLKTLEGLLSIDPAFDNGSNLEGDAKEIMDASLSWKDIEWLRSITNMPILIKGILTREDAIKAAEVGVAGIVVSNHGGRQLDYTPATITVLEEVVHAVGGKVPVLFDGGVRRGTDVFKALALGAQAVLIGRPVIYGLAAKGEFGVRRVIQMLRDELELTMALSGCPSVKDITRSHVRTEHERLPSML; encoded by the exons ATGGCAGGTGAACAAGTAAATGTGAACGAGTTCCAAGAATTGGCCAGGGAAGCCCTTCCAAAAATGCACTATGATTTTTATGCTGGTGGAGCTGAGGACCAGCACACATTAAAAGAGAACGTGGAAGCATTTCGTAGAATCAC GATTCAGCCCAGGATTCTTGTGGATGTAAGCAGAATAGATTTGTCAACTAGTGTATTGGGGCACAATATCTCAGCGCCCATTATGATCGCTCCAACTTCCTTGCATAAGCTGGCACACCCTGAAG GAGAGGTTGCCACAGCCAGAGCAGCAGCTGCATGTAAAACCATAATG ACTCTATCCTTCACATCTTCCTGCACTATGGAGGAGGTTTCTTCCAGCTGCAATGCCGTTCGattctttcaattatat GTATACAAGAGGCGAGATATAGCAACTGTGTTGGTGCAGAGAGCTGAAAAAAACGGATACAAGGCTCTTGTCCTAACTGCTGACCGTCCCAGACTTGGTCGAAAGGAGGCAGACATAAGAAACAA AATGGTTGCACCTCGATTGAAGACTCTTGAGGGTCTCTTATCAATTGATCCTGCATTT GATAATGGTTCAAACTTAGAAGGTGATGCTAAGGAGATAATGGATGCTTCCTTGAGTTGGAAg GATATAGAATGGTTAAGATCAATTACAAACATGCCAATTCTAATCAAGGGAATACTTACTCGTGAAGATG CAATAAAGGCTGCAGAAGTAGGTGTTGCTGGGATTGTTGTCTCCAATCATGGAGGTCGCCAGCTTGATTATACACCTGCTACTATTACTGTCCTGGAAGAG GTGGTTCATGCTGTAGGAGGGAAAGTTCCTGTTCTCTTTGATGGAGGAGTGCGGCGAGGAACAGACGTCTTCAAGGCATTGGCCCTTGGTGCACAAGCTGTCCTT ATTGGAAGGCCTGTTATCTATGGACTGGCAGCAAAGGGGGAATTTGGGGTGAGACGAGTCATCCAAATGCTGAGGGATGAACTTGAGCTCACCATGGCGCTATCCGGCTGTCCTAGTGTGAAGGATATTACTAGAAGCCACGTGAGGACAGAGCATGAAAGACTTCCTTCAATGCTTTAA